A single Phragmites australis chromosome 4, lpPhrAust1.1, whole genome shotgun sequence DNA region contains:
- the LOC133915038 gene encoding uncharacterized protein LOC133915038 isoform X2: protein MLEEPPPPPAVAGEEERTCHGVFLEFMTKVARFEELAESGKRLLVRFHQELENFRRPQIPAGSDVMSAILKSNCTGRMRSYLEAGCRLHCQNISNINQLRSCEDGLKDHINEVKTLLEELECLVKDVHGVTQTASLSALETLDNPSIDNKLNNETCFMEEDKSADQLETSDSPSIGNKLNNETCFMEEEDKSADQLDRDVSFVTVMIIVCNMLKLDYMMQEKIVSALSLKTPSSQLEGYCLMWDLRPYIDDNVMNLAWKMCP, encoded by the exons ATGCtcgaggagccgccgccgccgcccgccgtgGCAGGTGAGGAGGAACGAACTTGCCACGGCGTATTCCTGGAGTTCATGACCAA GGTGGCTCGGTTCGAGGAGCTAGCTGAATCTGGGAAGCGATTGCTTGTCAGATTCCATCAGGAGCTAG AGAATTTTCGAAGGCCACAAATTCCTGCCGGGTCGGATGTCATGAGTGCGATACTTAAATCTAACTGCACTGGCAGAATGCGGTCCTACCTTGAAGCTGGCTGCAGGCTTCACTGCCAGAACATTTCAAACATAAATCAGT TACGTTCGTGTGAAGATGGACTTAAAGATCATATAAACGAAG TTAAGACACTGCTTGAAGAGCTCGAATGTCTAGTCAAGGATGTCCATGGCGTTACACAAACGGCCAGTTTAAGTGCTCTGGAAACTTTGGACAATCCTTCCATTGATAACAAGCTGAACAATGAAACTTGCTTCATGGAG GAGGACAAAAGTGCAGATCAATTGGAAACTTCGGACAGTCCTTCCATTGGTAACAAGCTGAACAATGAAACTTGCTTCATGGAG GAGGAGGATAAAAGTGCAGATCAATTGGACAGAGATGTATCGTTCGTTACAGTGATGATCATTGTTTGTAACATGTTGAAGCTTGACTATATGATGCAG GAAAAGATTGTCAGTGCATTATCTCTTAAAACACCATCATCGCAGCTCGAGGGATACTGCCTTATGTGGGATTTGCGCCCATACATTGACGACAATGTGATGAATCTCGCATGGAAAATGTGTCCATGA
- the LOC133915038 gene encoding uncharacterized protein LOC133915038 isoform X1: protein MLEEPPPPPAVAGEEERTCHGVFLEFMTKVARFEELAESGKRLLVRFHQELENFRRPQIPAGSDVMSAILKSNCTGRMRSYLEAGCRLHCQNISNINQLRSCEDGLKDHINEVKTLLEELECLVKDVHGVTQTASLSALETLDNPSIDNKLNNETCFMEEEDKSADQLETSDSPSIGNKLNNETCFMEEEDKSADQLDRDVSFVTVMIIVCNMLKLDYMMQEKIVSALSLKTPSSQLEGYCLMWDLRPYIDDNVMNLAWKMCP, encoded by the exons ATGCtcgaggagccgccgccgccgcccgccgtgGCAGGTGAGGAGGAACGAACTTGCCACGGCGTATTCCTGGAGTTCATGACCAA GGTGGCTCGGTTCGAGGAGCTAGCTGAATCTGGGAAGCGATTGCTTGTCAGATTCCATCAGGAGCTAG AGAATTTTCGAAGGCCACAAATTCCTGCCGGGTCGGATGTCATGAGTGCGATACTTAAATCTAACTGCACTGGCAGAATGCGGTCCTACCTTGAAGCTGGCTGCAGGCTTCACTGCCAGAACATTTCAAACATAAATCAGT TACGTTCGTGTGAAGATGGACTTAAAGATCATATAAACGAAG TTAAGACACTGCTTGAAGAGCTCGAATGTCTAGTCAAGGATGTCCATGGCGTTACACAAACGGCCAGTTTAAGTGCTCTGGAAACTTTGGACAATCCTTCCATTGATAACAAGCTGAACAATGAAACTTGCTTCATGGAG GAGGAGGACAAAAGTGCAGATCAATTGGAAACTTCGGACAGTCCTTCCATTGGTAACAAGCTGAACAATGAAACTTGCTTCATGGAG GAGGAGGATAAAAGTGCAGATCAATTGGACAGAGATGTATCGTTCGTTACAGTGATGATCATTGTTTGTAACATGTTGAAGCTTGACTATATGATGCAG GAAAAGATTGTCAGTGCATTATCTCTTAAAACACCATCATCGCAGCTCGAGGGATACTGCCTTATGTGGGATTTGCGCCCATACATTGACGACAATGTGATGAATCTCGCATGGAAAATGTGTCCATGA